A stretch of the Uranotaenia lowii strain MFRU-FL chromosome 3, ASM2978415v1, whole genome shotgun sequence genome encodes the following:
- the LOC129758653 gene encoding uncharacterized protein LOC129758653, which yields MNHSSNGSNDLEIILDIYEDGQVKLASSCENFSLLEKSSLRSVCSECGVSRSVSSVGESTVVRLFPRDLPSVREPDMLQVIPESDDEDSEREPELVDARPRFSCDNECCVQRRAGPMKHLDDETVILEANIQLTFPIKRKNLEQLLKLTNVVQRF from the coding sequence aTGAATCACTCTTCAAACGGAAGCAACGATCTGGAAATCATTCTGGATATCTACGAAGACGGACAAGTGAAGCTGGCCAGTTCCTGTGAAAACTTTTCCCTTCTCGAAAAATCCAGTTTGCGAAGTGTATGTTCCGAATGTGGAGTCAGCAGGAGCGTTTCTTCCGTTGGTGAATCCACCGTCGTAAGGTTGTTTCCCAGAGATCTGCCATCAGTCAGGGAACCGGATATGCTTCAGGTGATTCCGGAAAGTGATGATGAAGATTCCGAACGGGAACCGGAGCTGGTGGATGCTAGGCCTAGGTTTTCTTGCGATAACGAGTGCTGTGTTCAAAGAAGAGCTGGACCGATGAAGCATTTGGACGATGAAACTGTGATTCTGGAAGCAAATATTCAGCTGACTTTTCCCATCAAACGAAAAAATCTAGAACAGTTGCTAAAACTTACAAATGTAGTGCAGCGTTTTTAA